Sequence from the candidate division WOR-3 bacterium genome:
AGCAAGTTTAAGTCCTTCTTCACCATAATTTTTAAAACTTAAACTCAAATCAGGACCAAGTTTTCCACCTCCGAAAGTGAATAAATTCTTTATGCTGTGACAGGAAATACATGGTAAACCTTTATTTTTAAAAATTATTTCACCCTTAAAAAGCATTTCTCCCCTTTCATACTTTTCTTTATCAAAGGGAATTTCTTCAGGACTTATTTTCACTTCCTTTTTTTCTTCAACCTTCATCTCACCTTTAGAAGCAGTATTCAAATATTCTATAATGGAAAGTATTTCTTCTTCCTCTAAATTCTGGTCAGGCATTTTAATAGCGTATTCCTTTAAAAGAGAATCAGCAATTTTATCCTTTCCAAAAAAATCTGATGGTTTATTTATAAATTTTTTAAGCCATTCAATATTCCTTATTTCTGTGATTCCCATAAGGTCAGGACCAACCCTTTTTCCTTCACCTATTGTATGACAGGCTGAGCATTTTTTTACAAAAATTTCCTTACCTTTTTCAAAACTTCCAATTGTTATTAAAACTGCCAAAATTAAAATTTGCATATTTTACCTCCTTACAGTTAGCATTCCTAATTATAAGGTAAAAAAATATAAAATGTCAAGATTTTGTAGAATACCATAACATTTAGACCGGGTTTATATTAAATTTTTCTGGTTCAATTTC
This genomic interval carries:
- a CDS encoding c-type cytochrome — encoded protein: MQILILAVLITIGSFEKGKEIFVKKCSACHTIGEGKRVGPDLMGITEIRNIEWLKKFINKPSDFFGKDKIADSLLKEYAIKMPDQNLEEEEILSIIEYLNTASKGEMKVEEKKEVKISPEEIPFDKEKYERGEMLFKGEIIFKNKGLPCISCHSIKNLFTFGGGKLGPDLSLSFKNYGEEGLKLALKDIPFPTMVPVYKNKPLLEEEIDAITYFLSKLETKNKEKNPFTFAIILAFLIFLIPLFIFRNRSKGVRKNLLKGGK